In Labrus mixtus chromosome 11, fLabMix1.1, whole genome shotgun sequence, a single window of DNA contains:
- the gbp gene encoding glycogen synthase kinase binding protein — translation MPCRKENYIFLEQSVTVDSKEVDALVTKIGEALQLHNNSGSHQKTVSVSMSCLHGNTGVKPAAITAGAPVQKRSGCCMRLRSSRGHRGSSRASPYNVPGSNGEQDWDQIKPWNRKRITVEEDDDPHRLLQELILSGNLIKEAVRRLQFSDADCGGFPKATGDSSVPS, via the coding sequence ATGCCGTGTCGGAAGGAGAACTACATCTTTCTGGAGCAGTCCGTCACCGTCGACTCGAAAGAAGTGGACGCGCTGGTGACGAAAATCGGCGAAGCGCTGCAGCTCCACAACAACAGCGGCAGCCACCAGAAGACCGTGTCCGTGTCCATGTCGTGTCTGCACGGCAACACCGGGGTCAAACCGGCGGCCATCACCGCGGGAGCTCCGGTGCAGAAGCGGAGCGGCTGCTGCATGCGGCTGAGGAGCAGCAGGGGACACCGGGGCAGCAGCAGGGCGAGCCCGTACAACGTCCCCGGATCTAACGGCGAGCAGGACTGGGACCAAATCAAACCGTGGAACAGGAAGCGGATCACCGTGGAGGAGGACGACGACCCGCACcggctgctgcaggagctgattCTATCCGGGAACCTGATTAAAGAGGCCGTGAGGAGGCTGCAGTTCTCGGACGCGGACTGTGGAGGTTTCCCCAAAGCGACCGGGGACAGCAGCGTGCCGAGCTGA